In the Pieris napi chromosome 19, ilPieNapi1.2, whole genome shotgun sequence genome, one interval contains:
- the LOC125059299 gene encoding glucose dehydrogenase [FAD, quinone]-like, translated as MWTPPDISEVCASTHGNLTQCTSIGLTYLTLLAQLFGRSVDDTNSRGDNPFIYPTINDGFEQRTYEESKNIKRNQYDYIIVGAGSAGCVLANRLSEIKNWEILLLEAGNEEPNITSVPSAALALSTTNVDWAYFTQPDNTTCLAQKGQVCLWSRGKTMGGSSSINYMTYMRGSPADYDGWSKEGNEGWSYHEVLPYFEKSINLRDQYATGLHGVGGPLNVERFAYNDEPSELVVKAFQEKGIPFADLGLETKVGVNINLATAKDGKRQSTNAAFIRTVRKERSNLHIITNAFATKVLIDSNTKEIYGVEYFKNGSYYKVYSKGEVIISAGSINSPKLLKCSGIGPKDELESLKIPVIANLMVGHNLQDHVTTDGLIFSLSNKTSTLVSNEELLNYVNDFYKQPEKKRGPLSSIVITNLVAFLNSNGSKTAPPNIQIHFDGRRIPDFFTDPSSYISSYIFPFSFYNAVAVRPILLTPLSRGVILLNKTDPIFGAPEIHSGIFTVKKDLDALVDATRFVVTLGETEEFKKAGAAFIKTPIDGCKQYQWGTYDYFACLYTQYTTTIYHPVGTCKMGPSWDKDAVVDPRFKVYKVKKLRVVDGSAMRNIVRGNTNAPIIMMAEKASDFIKEDYKVLKCNS; from the exons ATGTGGACTCCACCGGATATAAGTGAAGTATGTGCGTCCACACATGGGAATTTAACACAGTGCACATCTATTGGTCTAACATATCTAACACTGTTGGCACAATTATTTGGAAGGTCTGTTGATGATACGAATTCAAGAGGTGATAATCCATTCATCTATCCAACTATAAATGATGGTTTTGAACAACGGACTTACGAAgagagtaaaaatattaaaagaaatcaaTATGATTATATCATTGTGGGCGCCGGGTCAGCTGGATGTGTGCTTGCGAACAGATTAtcggaaataaaaaattgggaG ATTTTGTTGCTGGAGGCTGGAAATGAAGAGCCAAACATCACAAGTGTACCAAGTGCTGCTTTAGCACTTTCTACTACGAATGTAGACTGGGCATACTTTACTCAACCCGATAATACAACCTGTCTAGCGCAGAAGGGACAAGTTTGTCTATGGTCcag GGGCAAAACTATGGGAGGATCCAGctctataaattatatgacGTATATGAGAGGCAGTCCAGCAGACTATGATGGATGGTCAAAAGAAGGGAACGAGGGTTGGAGTTATCACGAG GTGTTGccgtattttgaaaaatcgattaatcTTCGCGATCAATACGCAACCGGTTTACATGGAGTAGGTGGTCCACTTAACGTAGAAAGATTTGCATACAATGATGAGCCGTCAGAATTAGTAGTTAAAGCATTTCAGGAGAAAGGAATTCCATTCGCTGACTTAGGACTAGAAACTAAAGTTGgtgtaaatataaatcttgCAACAGCCAAAGATGGTAAAAGACAATCTACTAATGCTGCATTCATAAGAACTGTACGAAAAGAACGCTCTAACTTGCATATCATTACTAATGCGTTTGCAACAAAAGTACTAATAGATTCGAATACTAAAGAAATATATGGTgtggaatattttaaaaatggatcATATTATAAGGTTTATTCAAAAGGCGAGGTAATTATTAGCGCTGGATCAATTAATTCGCCGAAATTACTTAAATGTTCCGGTATTGGTCCAAAGGACGAATTAGAAAGTCTTAAAATTCCTGTTATAGCAAATTTAATGGTTGGGCATAATCTTCAAGACCACGTAACTACAGATGGTTTGATATTTTCGTTATCTAACAAAACTTCTACATTAGTCAGCAACGAAGAACTATTAAACTATGTAAACGACTTTTATAAACAGCCTGAGAAGAAACGAGGTCCCCTATCATCAATTGTTATTACAAACTTAGttgcatttttaaattcaaacgGATCAAAAACAGCACCTCCAAATATACAGATACACTTCGATGGGAGACGAATACCGGACTTCTTTACTGATCCATCGAGCTACATATCATCATATATATTTCccttttcattttataacGCCGTTGCAGTACGacctatattattaacacCATTAAGTCGAGGTGTAATTTTGCTTAACAAAACCGATCCTATTTTTGGCGCACCGGAGATACATTCTGGAATATTTACAGTCAAAAAAGACTTGGACGCATTAGTAGATGCAACAAGGTTTGTTGTAACTTTAGGTGAGAcagaagaatttaaaaaagcagGAGCAGCGTTCATTAAAACTCCCATAGATGGTTGCAAGCAATATCAGTGGGGTACCTATGACTATTTCGCGTGTCTATACACACAATACACAACAACGATATATCATCCGGTTGGAACATGTAAAATGGGACCATCGTGGGATAAAGATGCTGTTGTAGATCCAAGATTCAAAGTGTACAAGGTAAAGAAATTAAGAGTCGTAGATGGATCTGCTATGAGGAACATCGTTCGAGGCAACACAAACGCACCAATCATAATGATGGCCGAAAAAGCGAGCGATTTTATTAAGGAGGATTacaaagtattaaaatgtaaCTCGTAA